From the Silene latifolia isolate original U9 population unplaced genomic scaffold, ASM4854445v1 scaffold_297, whole genome shotgun sequence genome, one window contains:
- the LOC141639200 gene encoding uncharacterized protein LOC141639200, whose amino-acid sequence MGVSPGLEEKVDNIVSTLQSGQEEVNGVWESTTNNRKWDPYLKTYNEGWKTHPNFNWVNSQAGPSSGPPRGQFLQRPQGQQFNQQVPQQAAEQAPPSSSLSTEDMIRALTLSVSQLATAINRLEARDSNALPSQTVVNPKNVSAVSLRNGRQLVEAEKVKRKVKEPMIHEIEEDIVIKEGEEASIVKEKEHIPSSILVVEPEVPFPDALKRTHHFEHNKDIYEVFQKCEVNIPLLNLLKSIPKYEKFLKELCTIKRNNKLKGVKKVKKGSVEDVLVLVDNLFFPTDFFVLDMEHDKHAASIMLGRPFLKNASTKIDVSSGSMTMESSGQGAV is encoded by the exons ATGGGTGTTAGTCCTGGCTTGGAGGAAAAGGTTGATAACATTGTTTCCACTCTCC AAAGTGGCCAAGAAGAGGTGAATGGTGTTTGGGAGAGTACTACAAATAATAGGAAATGGGATCCATATTTAAAGACCTATAATGAAGGATGGAAGACTCACCCTAACTTTAATTGGGTAAATTCTCAAGCCGGTCCATCGTCTGGCCCTCCTAGAGGTCAGTTTCTCCAAAGACCACAAGGACAACAATTTAATCAACAAGTACCTCAACAAGCAGCTGAACAAGCACCACCGAGTTCATCACTGTCCACGGAGGATATGATTCGAGCTCTTACTCTCAGT GTTAGTCAGCTGGCTACTGCAATTAATCGGTTGGAGGCTAGAGATTCTAATGCACTACCATCTCAAACGGTGGTGAATCCAAAGAATGTGAGTGCAGTCTCTTTGAGAAATGGGAGACAACTAGTGGAGGCTGAGAAAGTAAAAAGAAAAGTCAAGGAACCGATGATTCATGAAATAGAGGAAGACATAGTGATCAAGGAAGGTGAAGAAGCTTCTATTGTTAAGGAGAAGGAGCATATTCCCTCTTCTATACTGGTGGTGGAACCGGAGGTACCCTTTCCTGATGCACTTAAGAGGACCCACCACTTTGAGCACAATAAGGACATTTATGAGGTATTTCAAAAGTGTGAGGTAAACATCCCCCTTCTTAATCTTTTGAAAAGTATTCCTAAATATGAAAAATTCTTAAAGGAGTTGTGTACTATTAAAAGGAATAACAAGTTGAAAGGTGTGAAGAAAGTGAAG AAAGGGAGTGTTGAGGATGTTCTTGTTTTGGTTGATAATCTTTTCTTTCCTACTGATTTTTTTGTGTTAGACATGGAACATGATAAACATGCGGCTTCTATTATGTTAGGTAGACCATTCTTGAAAAATGCTAGCACTAAGATTGATGTGTCGAGTGGGTCTATGACTATGGAGTCTAGTGGTCAGGGTGCAGTTTAA
- the LOC141639199 gene encoding non-specific lipid-transfer protein-like, with amino-acid sequence MASSTLMMKLACALVLCMLMGAQYGEALSCGQVTSSLSPCISYLQNKGGPSPGCCSGVRSLNSQAQTTPDRQTACNCLKKVAGSISGINYGLASGLPGKCGVSIPYTISPSTDCTKIH; translated from the exons ATGGCAAGCTCAACCCTAATGATGAAGTTAGCTTGTGCACTAGTTTTGTGCATGCTTATGGGTGCACAATATGGTGAGGCACTAAGTTGTGGTCAAGTCACCAGTAGTCTAAGCCCATGCATTAGCTACTTACAGAATAAGGGTGGCCCATCCCCGGGTTGTTGCAGCGGGGTAAGATCCCTCAACAGCCAGGCCCAGACAACGCCTGACCGACAAACGGCTTGCAACTGCCTCAAAAAAGTTGCTGGCTCCATTAGTGGTATTAACTATGGCCTTGCTTCCGGTCTCCCTGGCAAATGTGGCGTCAGCATTCCTTACACTATTAGCCCTAGTACCGACTGCACCAA GATACACTAA